A section of the Myxocyprinus asiaticus isolate MX2 ecotype Aquarium Trade chromosome 40, UBuf_Myxa_2, whole genome shotgun sequence genome encodes:
- the LOC127430554 gene encoding complement factor B-like yields the protein MERESWLSLFILAILCPVITGAPLSSSCPNENLSITGGTFVISEQNSAESVLRYSCPEGYYPTVKIRHCKSGRWSPVPTRKPPACKKVTCPDPRGFENGELYPYLPRYYVNDTVHYSCHSGYTFRGSSSRVCQLNGKWSGGTPVCGRNSDHCPDPGNPAGVRRTGNIFNIDDKVTYRCENQLTLIGSKERVCQEDGQWSGTEPECYSDFTYDTPKEASEAFSSSLKTNLGISQQYEETTTDQFGKQIRVHKGGKLDIYIALDVSDSINEEDFEDAKRVISKLIDKISYYEASPNYEIIVFATEVNVIISMRDFKRDPENILSLALQRLQNFKYDSKGGRSGTNIALAYERILESMKIEEINDKGFFEAQHIIIMFTDGLANMGGNPRFKVEQIKDLVIQNNPSRDEKLDLYVFGMGEEVNAEDINDLKTDRANEKFFFKLKDLKSLEETFDSMIDEGTSVSLCGLYRDYNDDSISHERWKYPWLAKIRVTRNDGTISNCMGSLVTSSFILTAAHCFRFHDTPDKIQIEMDSGSKYKKVERYILHPRYNVTAKKHLGIPEYYEFDIALIQLQKPVILGLDIRPICLPCTKETSGALKLSDSQSTCKKHQDILMSAETVPAAFLSDLKPNIERKDITIKQGKWRYDCVEDAKKAKNINAANAKDIVTDNFLCSGGIEPTRDDIACKGDSGGSVFVVPGSRIVQVGVVSWGVKDLCGQTLKPSSVKDSRDYHTNLFSPDIRSFLKLYTGNDEVGTPLTFL from the exons ATGGAGCGTGAATCATGGCTCAGTCTATTCATCCTTGCAATATTATGTCCTGTCATTACTG GTGCTCCACTTTCTAGTTCATGCCCCAATGAAAATCTGAGTATAACTGGAGGGACATTTGTTATCTCAGAGCAAAATTCTGCTGAGAGTGTTCTAAGATACAGCTGTCCAGAAGGCTATTACCCAACTGTGAAAATCCGTCATTGTAAAAGTGGACGATGGAGCCCAGTGCCCACAAGAAAACCCCCAGCATGCAAGA AGGTTACATGCCCTGATCCTCGTGGTTTTGAAAATGGAGAATTGTATCCTTATCTACCGAGGTATTATGTGAACGACACAGTCCACTACTCTTGTCATTCTGGATACACATTCCGTGGCTCATCGTCCCGTGTTTGCCAGCTGAATGGGAAGTGGAGTGGAGGCACACCAGTCTGTGGTAGAAACT ctGATCACTGTCCTGATCCCGGCAATCCTGCTGGTGTTAGAAGGACAGGCAACATATTTAATATTGATGACAAAGTCACATACCGCTGTGAAAATCAACTGACCCTGATCGGTTCTAAAGAGCGAGTCTGTCAGGAGGATGGTCAGTGGTCAGGGACAGAGCCGGAATGTTACT CTGATTTCACATATGACACCCCAAAGGAAGCATCAGAGGCTTTCAGCAGTTCTTTAAAGACAAATCTAGGGATTTCTCAACAATATGAAGAAACAACAACAG ATCAGTTCGGAAAGCAAATACGTGTGCATAAGGGTGGAAAACTTGATATCTACATTGCCCTGGATGTATCTGACAGCATTAACGAAGAAGACTTTGAAGATGCAAAACGTGTCATCAGTAAACTCATAGACAAG ATCAGTTATTATGAGGCCTCCCCAAACTATGAAATCATAGTTTTTGCCACAGAGGTTAATGTGATAATCTCTATGAGGGACTTCAAGAGAGATCCAGAAAATATCCTATCATTAGCTCTTCAAAGACTGCAGAATTTTAAATATGACA GTAAAGGTGGTCGGTCAGGGACTAATATTGCCCTAGCCTACGAGAGAATTTTAGAGAGTATGAAAATAGAGGAGATCAACGATAAAGGCTTCTTTGAGGCTCAACACATCATCATCATGTTCACTGATG GTCTAGCCAACATGGGTGGTAATCCCAGGTTTAAGGTGGAACAGATCAAAGATCTTGTGATACAAAACAATCCTTCACGGGATGAAAAACTTG ACCTGTATGTGTTTGGAATGGGTGAGGAAGTGAATGCTGAGGACATAAATGATTTAAAGACTGACAGggcaaatgaaaagttttttttcaaGCTTAAGGACTTGAAATCTTTGGAAGAAACATTTGACAGCATGATTG ATGAGGGCACAAGTGTATCATTGTGTGGACTTTACAGAGATTATAATGATGACAGTATATCTCATGAACGCTGGAAATACCCCTGGTTGGCAAAGATCAGAGTGACT CGTAATGATGGAACAATTTCAAACTGCATGGGCTCATTAGTCACATCAAGCTTTATCTTGACAGCGGCTCATTGTTTCAGGTTTCATGACACACCTGATAAGATACAGATTGAGATGGATTCAGGTTCTAAAT ACAAAAAAGTGGAACGATACATACTTCATCCTCGCTATAACGTCACAGCAAAAAAGCACTTGGGAATACCAGAATATTATGAGTTTGACATAGCGCTTATTCAGTTGCAGAAACCTGTTATTTTGGGTCTTGATATTCG ACCAATCTGCCTCCCCTGCACCAAGGAAACCAGTGGAGCCCTGAAACTTTCAGACAGCCAAAGCACATGCAAAAAACATC AGGATATACTAATGAGTGCAGAAACTGTGCCTGCTGCTTTCTTGTCTGACTTGAAACCCAATATTGAGAGAAAGGACATCACAATCAAGCAGGGAAAATGG CGTTATGATTGTGTTGAAGATgcgaaaaaagcaaaaaacatcaatGCTGCAAATGCAAAGGATATCGTTACAGATAATTTCTTGTGCAGTGGTGGTATTGAACCAACCAGAGATGATATTGCCTGCAAAG GTGACTCTGGGGGGTCCGTTTTTGTGGTTCCTGGTAGTCGAATAGTCCAG GTTGGTGTTGTGAGCTGGGGAGTGAAGGACTTGTGCGGACAGACCCTGAAGCCTTCCTCTGTTAAAGATTCCAGGGATTATCATACAAATCTATTCAGTCCAGACATACGCTCATTCCTTAAACTGTACACAGGAAATGACGAAGTGGGAACCCCTCTTACGTTCTTGTGA
- the LOC127430556 gene encoding Bardet-Biedl syndrome 1 protein homolog isoform X1 — MPSVPQEMKESSVASSKWLDAHYDPVANLYTFSSCIALSDLHGDGENKLVVGDLGTGACNMKLKVYRGTGLLSESTLLDLPTGLVSFLMDLHEPRTPAIAVASGPFIYVYKNLRPYFKFTLPSLEVNPLEQDVWSQAREDMIDPITLKEMLEGIRDKADIPLSVRSLRFLMLEPQEMETFVHLHKEQPIRRQTVITCVGTLKKNMADEDAVSCLVIGTENGDVYILDPEAFTILSKMSLPSTPTLMDVTGQFDVEFRITVACRNGNIYILRRDSPKPKYCIELSSHPVGLVRMGKNVVVGCTQETLHGYTQKGKKLWTAYLPAPITTMALMDLPTRGFQAVLVALANCEVHMYRDKHLISTIKTQDVVTSLCFGRYGREDGTLIMTTKGGGMIVKILKRTAVFDEKDSAPGPPISQSIRLNVPKKTKLYVDQTLRERENAIAMHRAFQMDLSRLRLAAARAYVKAIESSLTPMSASLSEPLKMNAVVQGLGPSFKLTLNIQNTAACRPVMNLAISFLYDESLYSMRTAFFKIPLMVPGLNYPIDTFVECLSDKGISDIIKVFVLREGKSAPLLTAHINMPVSEGLALN, encoded by the exons ATGCCCTCTGTTCCCCAGGAGATGAAAGAAAG TTCAGTGGCCAGTTCCAAATGGCTTGATGCCCACTATGATCCAGTCGCCAATCTATATACTTTTTCCTCTTGCATTG CGCTTTCAGACTTGCATGGCGATGGTGAGAACAAG CTGGTGGTGGGTGATCTTGGCACAGGAGCATGTAACATGAAGCTAAAGGTTTACCGTGGCACTGGTCTGTTGAGTGAGAGCACCTTGCTGGACTTGCCCACTGGCCTTGTCTCCTTCCTCATGGACCTGCATGAGCCACGAACCCCGGCCATCGCTGTGGCTTCTGGTCCCTTCATCTATGTCTACAAGAACTTGAGGCCCTACTTCAAGTTCACACTGCCCAGTCTGGAGGTAAACCCTCTGGAGCAGGACGTTTGGAGTCAGGCCAGGGAG GACATGATTGATCCAATTACCCTTAAAGAGATGTTGGAAGGAATAAG GGACAAAGCAGACATTCCACTCTCTGTCAGGTCACTACG CTTCCTCATGCTTGAGCCACAGGAAATGGAAACTTTTGTTCATCTTCACAAAGAACAGCCTATTCGTAGACAG ACGGTCATTACCTGTGTAGGAACATTGAAGAAGAACATGGCAGATGAGGATGCAGTTAGCTGTCTGGTGATTGGCACAGAGAACGGTGATGTTTACATATTAGATCCAGAGGCCTTCACCATCCTCTCCAAG ATGTCACTGCCTAGTACACCCACACTCATGGACGTGACTGGTCAGTTTGATGTGGAGTTCCGTATTACTGTGGCCTGTCGCAACGGCAACATCTACATACTACGCAG GGATTCCCCGAAGCCCAAGTACTGCATTGAGCTGTCCTCTCACCCGGTGGGTCTGGTGAGGATGGGAAAGAATGTAGTTGTAGGATGTACTCAAGAGACTCTGCATGGTTACACTCAAAAG GGGAAAAAGCTGTGGACAGCTTATTTGCCTGCACCCATCACCACCATGGCCCTGATGGACCTCCCCACACGAGGATTTCAGGCTGTGCTGGTGGCTCTGGCCAATTGTGAAGTACACATGTATCGAGACAAACATCTGATCAGCACCATCAAGACGCAA GATGTAGTGACAAGCCTTTGTTTTGGCCGTTATGGACGGGAAGATGGCACCCTGATAATGACCACAAAAG GTGGAGGTATGATCGTGAAAATCCTTAAGAGAACAGCTGTGTTTGATGAGAAGGACTCCGCTCCTGGCCCTCCAATATCCCAGAGCATCCGTCTGAACGTGCCCAAGAAGACCAAGCTCTATGTGGACCAGACCTTGAGAGAGCGGGAAAATGCAATTG CCATGCACAGAGCTTTCCAGATGGACCTGAGCAGGTTGCGTCTAGCTGCGGCACGGGCCTATGTCAAAGCAATCGAGTCCAGCCTCACGCCCATGTCAGCCAGTCTGTCTGAGCCACTAAAGATGAATGCTGTG GTTCAAGGGCTGGGTCCATCCTTCAAGCTTACTCTAAACATCCAGAACACTGCAGCCTGCCGCCCGGTCATGAACCTAGCCATCAGTTTTCTGTACGATGAAAGTTTGTACAGCATGAGGACGGCCTTCTTCAAG ATCCCCTTGATGGTTCCAGGGTTGAATTACCCCATCGACACTTTTGTTGAGTGCTTGAGTGACAAAGGGATCTCGGACATCATCAAA
- the LOC127430556 gene encoding Bardet-Biedl syndrome 1 protein homolog isoform X2: protein MPSVPQEMKESSVASSKWLDAHYDPVANLYTFSSCIALSDLHGDGENKLVVGDLGTGACNMKLKVYRGTGLLSESTLLDLPTGLVSFLMDLHEPRTPAIAVASGPFIYVYKNLRPYFKFTLPSLEVNPLEQDVWSQAREDMIDPITLKEMLEGIRDKADIPLSVSFLMLEPQEMETFVHLHKEQPIRRQTVITCVGTLKKNMADEDAVSCLVIGTENGDVYILDPEAFTILSKMSLPSTPTLMDVTGQFDVEFRITVACRNGNIYILRRDSPKPKYCIELSSHPVGLVRMGKNVVVGCTQETLHGYTQKGKKLWTAYLPAPITTMALMDLPTRGFQAVLVALANCEVHMYRDKHLISTIKTQDVVTSLCFGRYGREDGTLIMTTKGGGMIVKILKRTAVFDEKDSAPGPPISQSIRLNVPKKTKLYVDQTLRERENAIAMHRAFQMDLSRLRLAAARAYVKAIESSLTPMSASLSEPLKMNAVVQGLGPSFKLTLNIQNTAACRPVMNLAISFLYDESLYSMRTAFFKIPLMVPGLNYPIDTFVECLSDKGISDIIKVFVLREGKSAPLLTAHINMPVSEGLALN from the exons ATGCCCTCTGTTCCCCAGGAGATGAAAGAAAG TTCAGTGGCCAGTTCCAAATGGCTTGATGCCCACTATGATCCAGTCGCCAATCTATATACTTTTTCCTCTTGCATTG CGCTTTCAGACTTGCATGGCGATGGTGAGAACAAG CTGGTGGTGGGTGATCTTGGCACAGGAGCATGTAACATGAAGCTAAAGGTTTACCGTGGCACTGGTCTGTTGAGTGAGAGCACCTTGCTGGACTTGCCCACTGGCCTTGTCTCCTTCCTCATGGACCTGCATGAGCCACGAACCCCGGCCATCGCTGTGGCTTCTGGTCCCTTCATCTATGTCTACAAGAACTTGAGGCCCTACTTCAAGTTCACACTGCCCAGTCTGGAGGTAAACCCTCTGGAGCAGGACGTTTGGAGTCAGGCCAGGGAG GACATGATTGATCCAATTACCCTTAAAGAGATGTTGGAAGGAATAAG GGACAAAGCAGACATTCCACTCTCTGTCAG CTTCCTCATGCTTGAGCCACAGGAAATGGAAACTTTTGTTCATCTTCACAAAGAACAGCCTATTCGTAGACAG ACGGTCATTACCTGTGTAGGAACATTGAAGAAGAACATGGCAGATGAGGATGCAGTTAGCTGTCTGGTGATTGGCACAGAGAACGGTGATGTTTACATATTAGATCCAGAGGCCTTCACCATCCTCTCCAAG ATGTCACTGCCTAGTACACCCACACTCATGGACGTGACTGGTCAGTTTGATGTGGAGTTCCGTATTACTGTGGCCTGTCGCAACGGCAACATCTACATACTACGCAG GGATTCCCCGAAGCCCAAGTACTGCATTGAGCTGTCCTCTCACCCGGTGGGTCTGGTGAGGATGGGAAAGAATGTAGTTGTAGGATGTACTCAAGAGACTCTGCATGGTTACACTCAAAAG GGGAAAAAGCTGTGGACAGCTTATTTGCCTGCACCCATCACCACCATGGCCCTGATGGACCTCCCCACACGAGGATTTCAGGCTGTGCTGGTGGCTCTGGCCAATTGTGAAGTACACATGTATCGAGACAAACATCTGATCAGCACCATCAAGACGCAA GATGTAGTGACAAGCCTTTGTTTTGGCCGTTATGGACGGGAAGATGGCACCCTGATAATGACCACAAAAG GTGGAGGTATGATCGTGAAAATCCTTAAGAGAACAGCTGTGTTTGATGAGAAGGACTCCGCTCCTGGCCCTCCAATATCCCAGAGCATCCGTCTGAACGTGCCCAAGAAGACCAAGCTCTATGTGGACCAGACCTTGAGAGAGCGGGAAAATGCAATTG CCATGCACAGAGCTTTCCAGATGGACCTGAGCAGGTTGCGTCTAGCTGCGGCACGGGCCTATGTCAAAGCAATCGAGTCCAGCCTCACGCCCATGTCAGCCAGTCTGTCTGAGCCACTAAAGATGAATGCTGTG GTTCAAGGGCTGGGTCCATCCTTCAAGCTTACTCTAAACATCCAGAACACTGCAGCCTGCCGCCCGGTCATGAACCTAGCCATCAGTTTTCTGTACGATGAAAGTTTGTACAGCATGAGGACGGCCTTCTTCAAG ATCCCCTTGATGGTTCCAGGGTTGAATTACCCCATCGACACTTTTGTTGAGTGCTTGAGTGACAAAGGGATCTCGGACATCATCAAA